Within Rhododendron vialii isolate Sample 1 chromosome 12a, ASM3025357v1, the genomic segment CCAGCTTCTAAATATCTAGAGAACCGCAAAAATCGTGCACCCCTATCCATGTGATtaggaggagaaatttttcggtgccggtgGATATATTTCAGGTGATATCCGCTTGGCACATTCAGGccgttcaatacacttttcaatggctcggattgaaaccctctcttcCCTTTCATCCCCAActcattttctctttccaaatctaaGTCGTTAAAAACACAATAGCTAGCTCGGATGCACAACGGGTGCCACGTGTATCCATCCGCGCTGAAAATTTTTCCGATTACGAGTAGTACAATTCTTCTTTCGATCGATCTCCTTTCCAACGCCATACAAAACACCTCTCCATGTTTTAGTCACGCCCAATACCATCTTCACGCTCTCCTCCTGCCGTCTCTCTCAGATCCAGCCCTCTCTCTTTCTAGTTTATACAGGTTTGATTTCATCTGATCTAGTCTTTGCTTTTTCCGTtttcttctctatctctctagcAGTTTATAGTTTGTAAGGTATTTCTCTTGTTATAAGTCTTGCTAATTGCCTTGCTCTTCTGCGCGCTGTAACATAAATCGATTGCTCATCAATCCAATGCACTCCGATTAATTTCGTACACGCTCGTTGTTTGTTTAGTTCTTGTATGCATAAACTTATATGGGTCAGATTTGAGGGGATGgattttttcaaaaggaaaaagagagaggatcaGTTGAAGGGATGAATCAATTCTGAGAGACGCATTAGAAGTTCTGCACTTTTTGCGTTTCTCTTTCTAGGGTTGGTGACGTTTTTCCCAATAAGAAATGGGTTGTTTAGAATGgtcgattaggtccgactaacgattaattgccgattactaattaatatgtaccgattaatcgccgattaatatGATTAATAGCTCGAAGGAggccgaccgcccgactagcgctaGCGACTTTTTACAACATTGGTTTTTTTAGTAGGAAAAAGTGTCTTTGGTGAAATTGCGTAAATAGTAGATTAATGGTGTTTCTTTTGCGTACcggtttttaataaaaatgGTGTCTTTAGATCTTTTTTCTAATGGCTTTGCTACATCTACCAAGACTGCACAGaggaaattatttttgtgatgTCCGCCATTACCACTTGTACGAACTTGGACATACGGAGTAGTTACTTGACAGAAGGAAGAAACTTGATACATACAAGACTTTCAGGAATAATGGCAAATGGGATGGGAGTTTTAGTTTGAAAGTTCTTGCATAAATGACTCTCTTTAGTCTTGCTGATAATTAGACCTTTATGTGACTGGATCTTCTCCATATCGTGACTGCATCTTCTCCATATCAGTTTGACAATTGCCTTTGTATATCTGTGAAGCACATTCTATAATGCATAATGTAACTTGATTTGTTCAATCTTTTTATCCCCTTCCAGTTCTTGGTTGCAGTGACAACCTAACCAGTTTCCCATTATGCCAAAGGACAGAAGAATCCCTTCCTCATCTACTGCTGGATCCAGGGCATCCCCATACCCTTGCAGCTCTAATAACAGTAAGCAGTACAAATCCAAAAATCTTGTCCACCCAGTTGGGAATGAGAGGGAATGGGAAGAAGTTAGATGTCCTATATGCATGGAGCACCCTCATAATGCTGTCCTCTTACTATGTTCTTCCCATGCTAGGGGATGCCGCCCTTACATGTGCGACACGAGCTACCGCCACTCCAACTGTCTTGACCAGTTTCGCAAGTCGTCATCTTCCACAGCATCACCAGATCTTTCCTGTCCCCTGTGCCGGGGGCAAATCAGTGATTGGAAGGTCGTGGACCCCGCTCGGAGGTTCATGAATTCCAAACCAAGAAGTTGTGCTCTTGAGACATGCGATTATAGAGGGACTTATTCGGAACTAAGGAAGCATGCAAGGCGTGATCATCCCTTTGTACGACCGACAGAGGTGGATTCGGGACGCCAGAGTGATTGGATGAGGATGGACAGAGAAGGAGACTGGGAAGATTTCCTGAGCGCATCTCATTCGTTGGAGTCAGAGGTCGATGTGGGGATGAGGTTGGACAGTGTAAGAGACTTGGAAGATTTCCTTAGTGCATCTCCGTTGTTGGAGCCTAGAGTGGATTCGAGTGATCACTTGGGTTTGGAATTTCTCTTTGATGATCTCTCACTCGATGCAGACTTTGAAGATTTCCTGAGTGCATCTCATGATCTCTTTAGTTTATCCGAAATGGAGTGGGAAGAATTCTTTGGTGCATTCCTGGGTATAGGCTGAGTGCTTGTATGAAATCACCTTTTTTACCCAATTTTGGTCGAGTTTGGTTCAGTGACATTGGATTGGTATGTCTGCTATATGTATTTCAGTTGAAACACTTTATTTCCACATAACTTCCAATTATgtgcaaataaagaaaaaagaaaaccatttGATTCCCGCCATATGGTATATGTAAAATACAGTTACCTTATCTTTTCCTTCTACATTTCCAAGaaccaaacacagcctaagtACACAGCCTCATCAGTCtatctttcttgttctttccaATACCTGTACATTTTTTTCTAGTCCTGTCCCATTTTGTAACCCGAATTTGAGTGAAAATTTGGATCATAAGCTCTACTTATGTCTTCTTCAATGCTATACCCATTTTCCCCTTCAAATCTAGTGTTTTTTTTAGGCTTTCCGTCCAAAACTTGAATCAAAACAGCACATTTGTAAACATTAGCCCTTGCATCAAAACCCCTATTCAATGTCAGCCTTCCATGGTCCCAAAAAGTTCGGCTCTGTTCCACTaaggtttttaattttgaagtACTCATTTtccgttttacgagacatgtcattttcttacaatacatcacttttaattcaaaaaataagtacgtagTACTATGTGAGTACACTTTTTTCAAGATACCCTTGTGTTGTTTTGTAGTAGTATAGATTCTGCTGAGGCCTAACAATGGCGGGAGGGCTATATGAAGGTTTGAAGAATGTTGCACCTGCTGTAGGTTGTGAAATGCATAtattatattgataaaaaaaaaaatattgagagagagagagaggtgtggatATACAAGAAGCCATAGCCCTCTCAATTGATTATTCAAAAAACGAATACAAAACGCTCATACATAGTGGAATATCAACCAGAAAAATTCTGCTCTAAATACCTTCATTCGCCAAAATACAGAAAGAACATATCCTAGTCTTATTGCATGTCAGGCCGGTAGACAAAACCGCGATTAGAAATGTGTTATCACCCCCACAATCGTTACGTTTATGTATGCTTTAAACTTTCGTTTTATTTCTTTGCCGGTTCTTCACCCTTCAGTAGCTGTTGCGAGAAAGGGAAATCTTCTTTTCCACGTTTATGATCGAAACCCGTCAAGTCCAAGCCTCCCGTTTAGCCAGTTGCATACTTCATCCATCTCTTTCGGTACTGTGTAATGACCGAGCCTACGAATCAAAATCAAGATTTCAGTAAATTGATATTTGATCCTGCTGAAACTACGTTGGTTGAATTCTGATaacaaaaagaaagtgaaaaataCCCATCATAGGTTTTGAATGAAACATATCGAAATCCAGCTGAGCCCAAGAACTGTGTCgatttctctccaaatttgtaAGGAACAACATCATCACCTGTAACATTAACAAAGAATCAAACAAGTTACCTTACccgaaaaaaaatatcaaacaagcATGATGAGAAGGAGCCATGTTTGAATAAAAAGGGATCCTAACGAGAAAAGCATTTTCTTAAATAGGTGAAAAAAGGTCACCGCCTAGGGGGTAAAATACGTACTGTTTCCATGACAAAGCAAAATGGGCAAAGATGCAGCACGCCTTGCAGCCTCTTGTGATCCTTCTATCTTGTTCCTCAAGCTCCTGCATAAACTAGCCGTTGAATGATAAGCCTCGAAATATTATATAATGGAGATGGATTCTCAGAAGTTTTGGGGGGGATAGAAGCACCCTAACATTTTGCAGTCAAATCGGATAGTATATCAGAATCATCTCAATAGTTTTGGAAAGCTTATTCTGAGGTAGAGAGGCTGATGAAAGTCATTTTGCCCTTTTCCTTTAATTTGGAGGGGCAAGAAGGTTTGATACGGTAAGGAAGCTATTGAAATCAGACCTTGAACC encodes:
- the LOC131309768 gene encoding uncharacterized protein LOC131309768, which encodes MPKDRRIPSSSTAGSRASPYPCSSNNSKQYKSKNLVHPVGNEREWEEVRCPICMEHPHNAVLLLCSSHARGCRPYMCDTSYRHSNCLDQFRKSSSSTASPDLSCPLCRGQISDWKVVDPARRFMNSKPRSCALETCDYRGTYSELRKHARRDHPFVRPTEVDSGRQSDWMRMDREGDWEDFLSASHSLESEVDVGMRLDSVRDLEDFLSASPLLEPRVDSSDHLGLEFLFDDLSLDADFEDFLSASHDLFSLSEMEWEEFFGAFLGIG